A part of Acropora palmata chromosome 8, jaAcrPala1.3, whole genome shotgun sequence genomic DNA contains:
- the LOC141889364 gene encoding uncharacterized protein LOC141889364 — protein MPYKESPMVRNQGDTIGLLVGAPKPYILPHQIQHEVAALCHVPDDGGKDSARSCRSIWKSSHGYNDLLYRVSESAIVLSSPDGEVVVELRRICRVPVADQSTYFVCAKPYRILGFSGCGGKLIQ, from the coding sequence ATGCCGTACAAAGAAAGTCCGATGGTTCGTAATCAAGGGGATACCATAGGTTTATTAGTTGGTGCTCCAAAGCCTTATATACTGCCCCATCAAATTCAGCATGAAGTTGCAGCCCTTTGCCATGTACCTGATGATGGAGGTAAAGATAGTGCTAGAAGCTGTCGAAGTATCTGGAAATCAAGTCATGGATACAATGATCTGTTGTACAGAGTCAGTGAAAGTGCCATTGTTCTCAGCAGTCCTGATGGTGAAGTTGTTGTTGAGCTTAGAAGGATATGCCGAGTTCCTGTTGCTGATCAAAGTACGTATTTTGTGTGTGCTAAGCCTTACCGCATTCTGGGTTTCAGTGGCTGTGGTGGAAAACTCATTCAATAG